One Natrinema halophilum genomic window carries:
- a CDS encoding hemolysin family protein, which yields MEPLVIGGRLIAGVLLILANAFFVAIEFALTRARQFTEEEFVAGNPNLERAWEMTDNLEIYLTTCQVGITASSIAVGIVAEPALAAIFEPLFANTALATIGSGAILAFLIINLVHLTHGEQTPTYLGVERSRMVCRYGATPLYWFHWLISPIIWIGDSVAKWTLKLFGIEMTGAWLETEEDVIESRADLRNRLGSILEEGNLPDERRQEVMNAFQIGEQAIRGVMVEPEQIVALSTEDDAEENLRKMAERPQTRYPLVGSELTDFRGIVYTPVLLRHRDELADGDIDFTDLAAPPMTLSPDVDVSDAVDQFQAENQELALVIEDGQVVGLVTVTDLLEAVMGDIEDPLDQEQIEIADR from the coding sequence ATGGAACCACTCGTCATCGGTGGTCGACTGATCGCAGGGGTGTTGCTCATCCTGGCGAACGCCTTTTTCGTCGCAATCGAGTTCGCATTGACTCGCGCTCGACAGTTCACTGAGGAGGAGTTCGTCGCCGGGAATCCCAATCTCGAGCGAGCGTGGGAGATGACCGACAATCTGGAGATATACCTGACGACGTGCCAGGTAGGAATCACCGCTTCGAGTATCGCGGTTGGGATCGTCGCTGAGCCGGCGCTGGCGGCTATTTTCGAACCGCTCTTTGCAAACACCGCGCTGGCGACGATCGGGAGCGGGGCGATCCTCGCCTTTCTCATCATCAATCTCGTCCATCTGACTCACGGGGAGCAGACGCCGACGTATCTCGGCGTCGAACGGTCGCGAATGGTCTGTCGATACGGGGCGACGCCGCTGTACTGGTTCCACTGGCTAATCTCGCCGATCATCTGGATCGGGGACAGCGTCGCGAAGTGGACCCTCAAGCTCTTTGGGATTGAGATGACCGGCGCCTGGCTAGAAACCGAAGAGGACGTCATCGAATCCCGCGCGGACCTCCGGAACCGACTGGGCTCGATCCTCGAGGAGGGCAATCTCCCCGACGAGCGCCGCCAAGAGGTAATGAACGCCTTCCAGATCGGTGAGCAAGCGATTAGAGGAGTGATGGTCGAGCCCGAGCAGATCGTCGCGCTGTCGACCGAAGACGATGCCGAAGAGAACCTCCGAAAGATGGCCGAACGACCCCAAACGCGATATCCGCTTGTGGGTTCTGAGCTGACGGACTTCCGTGGAATCGTCTACACGCCGGTCCTCCTCAGGCACCGCGATGAATTGGCCGATGGCGACATCGATTTCACCGATCTGGCGGCGCCACCGATGACGCTCTCACCGGACGTGGACGTAAGCGACGCGGTCGACCAGTTCCAGGCGGAAAACCAAGAACTTGCCCTCGTGATCGAAGACGGTCAGGTCGTCGGCCTCGTCACCGTGACAGATCTGCTCGAGGCGGTAATGGGCGACATCGAGGATCCGCTCGATCAGGAACAGATCGAAATAGCCGATCGGTGA
- a CDS encoding class II fumarate hydratase, translated as MADGDDYRIEEDSLGEMQVPADAYWGAQTQRAIQNFPISGITFSRRFIRALGVVKKAAAQANRDLDLVEDDVAEAIIEAADEVIAGEHDDQFPVDIFQTGSGTSSNMNANEVIANRAAEIMGADIGDRVVHPNDHVNYGQSSNDVIPTAMHVASLEAVEKDVIPALDTLREALEAKEEEFDDVVKTGRTHLQDATPVTLGQEFGGYRTQVEKGLARVDAVRNHLGELALGGTATGTGLNTHEEFPGRAAEYITKVTGVQFREADDHFEAQAAHDAMSEAHGALRTVAGSLNKIANDLRLLASGPRNGLGEIEQPENQPGSSIMPGKINPVVAEAVNQVHKQVVGNDAAVSAGAAEGQIDLNLYKPVLAHNFLESAELISNASQVFGERFIRKLEANEEYCEERVEQSMAMATSLNVHIGYDKASEVAKTALKEGKTVREVVLEKGYLDEDEADEVLDPRKMTERGILGQDD; from the coding sequence ATGGCAGACGGAGACGACTACCGAATCGAGGAGGACAGCCTCGGCGAGATGCAGGTACCCGCGGACGCCTACTGGGGTGCCCAGACCCAGCGCGCGATCCAGAATTTCCCCATTTCCGGAATCACGTTCAGTCGGCGGTTTATCCGCGCGCTCGGGGTCGTCAAGAAGGCTGCTGCCCAGGCCAACCGCGATCTCGACCTGGTCGAGGATGACGTCGCCGAAGCGATCATCGAAGCCGCCGACGAGGTCATCGCCGGCGAACACGACGATCAGTTCCCGGTTGACATCTTCCAGACCGGTTCCGGGACGTCCTCGAACATGAACGCGAACGAGGTCATCGCCAATCGCGCCGCCGAGATCATGGGCGCTGACATTGGCGACCGCGTCGTCCACCCCAACGATCACGTCAACTACGGCCAGTCGTCAAACGACGTCATCCCGACCGCGATGCACGTCGCTTCCCTCGAGGCCGTCGAAAAGGACGTCATTCCCGCACTGGACACCCTCCGTGAGGCGCTCGAGGCGAAAGAGGAGGAGTTCGACGACGTCGTCAAGACCGGCCGGACGCACCTGCAAGACGCGACGCCAGTCACGCTCGGCCAGGAATTCGGCGGCTATCGCACGCAAGTCGAGAAGGGCCTGGCTCGCGTCGACGCGGTCAGGAACCATCTCGGCGAACTCGCGCTCGGTGGCACTGCAACGGGGACTGGGCTAAACACCCACGAAGAGTTCCCCGGGCGTGCAGCAGAATACATCACGAAGGTGACCGGCGTTCAGTTCCGCGAAGCGGACGATCACTTCGAGGCTCAGGCCGCCCACGACGCGATGAGCGAGGCTCACGGCGCGCTACGAACCGTCGCGGGTTCGCTGAACAAGATCGCCAACGACCTCCGTTTGCTCGCGTCCGGTCCCCGAAACGGACTCGGCGAGATCGAACAGCCCGAGAATCAGCCCGGGTCCTCGATCATGCCCGGTAAGATCAATCCGGTCGTCGCCGAGGCAGTCAACCAGGTCCACAAGCAGGTCGTCGGTAACGACGCCGCCGTCTCCGCAGGCGCGGCGGAAGGCCAGATCGACCTCAACCTCTACAAGCCCGTTCTCGCTCACAACTTCCTCGAGTCCGCGGAACTCATTTCGAACGCGAGTCAGGTCTTCGGCGAGCGCTTCATCCGGAAACTCGAGGCCAACGAAGAGTACTGCGAGGAGCGCGTCGAGCAATCGATGGCGATGGCCACCTCGCTCAACGTCCACATCGGGTACGACAAGGCCAGCGAGGTCGCGAAGACGGCGCTCAAGGAAGGGAAGACGGTGCGCGAGGTCGTCCTCGAGAAAGGCTATCTCGACGAGGACGAAGCCGACGAAGTCCTCGATCCTCGAAAGATGACCGAGCGCGGCATTCTCGGTCAAGACGACTGA
- the cysS gene encoding cysteine--tRNA ligase: MTLHVTNTLTGEKEPFEPRDPENVLLYYCGLTVSDPPHLGHARSWVHVDVMHRWLEHLGYDVRHVENFTDVNEKIVARIGEDDLGESESAVAKTYIQRTIDDMRSLNLLRTEVYPRVSEHVPEIIDLVETLIEKDYAYESNGSVYFDVARFDEYGKLSNQELAEIESQGNPDERSEKRNPADFALWKAGGVDLDAVEEHRHEGVDHGDRPPEGLTWDSPWGEGRPGWHIECSAMSMTHLDETLDVHVGGRDLVFPHHENEIAQSEAATGKEFARYWLHCELFQMDDEKMSSSLGNFVTVDEAIERWGTNVVRTFLTAGSYNSKQLYSDETIAEAEERWDRLERGYEAAVEALDSPDSSSKAVDDAFRDEIASAREAFATAMNDDFNTREAQSALLSLVTAVNRHLEATGVGDEDAAAGYDYRSLRRAIETFEELGGILGLSFTGDTTGTADLAGDVVDLVLEIRTREREAGNYERADELRDELEALGIEVQDTDDGPTYRLPSGE; the protein is encoded by the coding sequence ATGACCCTACACGTGACGAACACGTTGACGGGCGAAAAAGAACCGTTCGAGCCACGGGATCCCGAGAACGTTCTCCTCTACTACTGTGGCCTGACGGTCTCCGACCCGCCCCATCTGGGCCACGCACGGTCGTGGGTCCACGTCGACGTCATGCACCGCTGGCTCGAGCACCTCGGTTACGACGTCCGTCACGTCGAGAATTTCACGGACGTCAACGAGAAGATCGTCGCCCGTATCGGCGAGGACGATCTCGGCGAGAGCGAATCCGCCGTCGCGAAGACATACATCCAGCGGACGATCGACGACATGCGCTCGCTGAACCTCCTCCGAACGGAAGTCTACCCCCGCGTTTCGGAACACGTCCCCGAAATCATCGACCTCGTGGAGACCTTGATCGAGAAGGACTACGCTTACGAATCCAACGGCTCGGTTTACTTCGACGTCGCTCGCTTCGACGAGTACGGCAAACTTTCGAACCAGGAACTCGCCGAAATCGAGTCCCAGGGCAACCCTGACGAGCGCTCCGAGAAACGCAATCCGGCGGACTTCGCGCTCTGGAAAGCCGGCGGCGTCGATCTGGATGCCGTCGAGGAACACCGCCACGAAGGCGTCGACCACGGAGACAGGCCACCCGAAGGGCTGACGTGGGACTCCCCGTGGGGCGAGGGCAGACCGGGCTGGCACATCGAGTGTTCGGCGATGAGCATGACCCACCTCGACGAGACGCTCGACGTTCACGTCGGCGGCCGAGACCTGGTCTTTCCCCACCACGAAAACGAAATCGCCCAATCCGAGGCGGCCACCGGCAAGGAGTTCGCGAGGTACTGGCTCCACTGCGAGCTCTTCCAGATGGACGACGAGAAAATGTCCTCGAGTCTGGGCAACTTCGTTACGGTCGACGAGGCCATCGAACGGTGGGGAACGAACGTGGTGCGAACCTTCTTGACGGCCGGTTCGTACAACAGCAAACAACTCTATTCGGACGAGACGATTGCCGAAGCCGAAGAGCGCTGGGATCGACTCGAGCGTGGCTACGAGGCGGCCGTCGAGGCGCTCGACTCTCCAGACTCGAGTTCGAAGGCCGTCGACGACGCCTTCCGCGATGAGATCGCGAGCGCACGCGAGGCATTTGCCACCGCGATGAACGACGATTTCAACACCCGTGAGGCACAGTCCGCGCTGCTTTCGCTCGTCACGGCGGTCAATCGACACCTCGAGGCAACTGGTGTCGGCGACGAAGACGCCGCTGCCGGCTACGACTACCGCAGTCTCCGGCGGGCTATCGAGACCTTCGAAGAACTGGGCGGTATCCTCGGCCTCTCTTTTACCGGCGACACGACCGGTACCGCAGACCTCGCCGGCGACGTCGTCGATCTGGTCCTCGAGATACGGACCCGGGAACGTGAGGCTGGCAACTACGAGCGCGCCGACGAATTGCGCGACGAACTCGAGGCGCTGGGTATCGAGGTGCAGGATACGGACGACGGACCGACTTACCGGCTGCCCTCGGGCGAATAG
- a CDS encoding PH domain-containing protein, with the protein MERLTPRVRVVWLVLAIARAALVGGLIVGAAVALSRTELWNPAPKALVPAAFAIALTLAALRIFVAWRRYGVWRFDLRNDDLYIERGVFTRIRTIVPYVRVQHVDSRRSPLERTVGLATVVIYTAGSRSSDVAIPGLTPARAEDLQESLRRLAIESAGEDAV; encoded by the coding sequence ATGGAACGGCTCACTCCGCGAGTTCGAGTCGTCTGGCTGGTACTCGCGATTGCTCGAGCCGCGCTCGTCGGCGGACTCATCGTGGGCGCAGCGGTCGCACTCTCTCGCACCGAACTATGGAATCCCGCGCCGAAAGCGCTCGTCCCCGCAGCATTCGCGATTGCCCTCACACTCGCCGCCCTCCGCATCTTCGTCGCCTGGCGACGGTACGGCGTCTGGCGGTTCGATCTCCGCAACGACGATCTCTACATCGAACGTGGGGTCTTCACCCGGATTCGGACCATCGTCCCGTACGTTCGAGTCCAGCACGTCGACTCCCGTCGATCGCCCCTCGAGCGAACCGTCGGCCTCGCGACGGTCGTGATCTATACGGCCGGTTCGCGGAGCTCCGACGTCGCGATCCCAGGCCTGACACCGGCCCGCGCCGAGGATCTACAGGAGTCGCTGCGCCGACTCGCGATAGAGAGCGCGGGTGAAGACGCAGTATGA
- a CDS encoding universal stress protein, which yields MFVSAKSSPTYGDILVPTDGSDSSEAAVGEALEIADRNATTADFLYVVNAGAEMSAGPSGSIAPQLTETLEEEEAESTLDSATNEADGAGVNYDRITIMYSIRRTASQQSVVEFAFTDRLIPIAFRTAVPQSS from the coding sequence TTGTTCGTCAGTGCGAAATCATCCCCTACGTACGGTGACATTCTGGTGCCGACTGACGGAAGCGACTCGAGCGAGGCTGCCGTCGGCGAAGCACTCGAAATAGCGGATCGGAATGCAACCACGGCTGACTTCCTTTACGTCGTAAACGCCGGTGCGGAGATGTCCGCCGGGCCGTCGGGTTCTATCGCTCCACAACTGACGGAGACGCTCGAGGAGGAGGAGGCAGAATCGACACTCGATAGCGCCACGAACGAGGCCGATGGAGCGGGTGTAAACTACGACCGAATTACAATAATGTATAGTATCCGTCGGACGGCATCTCAGCAGTCCGTGGTCGAGTTCGCTTTCACCGATCGTCTGATACCGATAGCGTTTCGTACGGCGGTACCTCAGTCGTCTTGA
- a CDS encoding DUF7523 family protein: MSLAAETRREIDRHPFLLTAMRAGVLNYTAAARYLEIDGETDAIATALRRYADELPAYETESRDVRVRMESGIGPLEDDQDGVETESEGDAALVTVGDTAFGAGGDRTAIVATGDVDTTALAATLTRLSVEDISSDAAAVSSETMVVVVKRRDGANALRAVEAALERVGTRIAQ; this comes from the coding sequence ATGTCACTGGCAGCCGAGACCCGCAGGGAGATCGACCGCCACCCGTTTCTACTGACGGCGATGCGGGCCGGCGTCCTCAACTACACCGCTGCTGCCCGCTACCTCGAGATCGACGGTGAGACCGATGCGATCGCAACGGCGTTGCGGCGGTACGCCGACGAACTACCGGCCTACGAGACCGAGTCGCGTGACGTTCGCGTCCGGATGGAAAGCGGGATCGGGCCGCTCGAAGACGACCAGGACGGTGTCGAGACGGAAAGCGAGGGCGACGCTGCACTCGTTACTGTCGGCGACACGGCCTTCGGGGCCGGCGGCGACAGAACCGCAATCGTAGCGACCGGCGACGTCGATACCACGGCGCTCGCTGCGACGCTCACCCGACTGTCGGTCGAAGACATCTCGTCGGATGCGGCCGCCGTTTCCAGCGAGACGATGGTCGTCGTTGTCAAACGACGCGACGGTGCGAACGCACTCCGGGCAGTCGAGGCCGCGCTCGAACGTGTTGGCACACGAATTGCTCAGTAA
- a CDS encoding BolA family protein: protein MKPVAVEEIIESNLEDAEATVTHARDKHDEDHLAATVVSPVFDGLPLVQQHQKVYDSLGDHMTTDIHALELSTYTPAEYDDLETDG from the coding sequence ATGAAACCAGTCGCTGTCGAGGAGATCATCGAATCGAATCTCGAGGATGCAGAGGCCACGGTTACGCACGCACGCGACAAGCACGACGAGGACCACCTCGCCGCGACGGTCGTCTCTCCGGTTTTCGACGGACTACCGCTGGTTCAGCAACATCAGAAAGTGTACGACAGCCTCGGCGATCACATGACGACCGACATCCATGCCCTCGAACTCTCGACGTACACGCCCGCGGAGTACGACGACCTCGAGACCGACGGGTGA
- a CDS encoding NifU family protein: MSESDQEQSAEDSVREDVSLFLRRNFPQIEMHGGDSSITEIDLDERRVSINLSGACSGCGISPMTTQAIRQRLPAEIDAIDHVSVSTGLDGLAEQGSSGPDVPPDTPF, translated from the coding sequence ATGAGCGAGTCCGATCAGGAGCAGTCCGCGGAAGATTCCGTCCGCGAAGACGTCTCGTTGTTTCTCCGACGGAACTTTCCCCAGATAGAGATGCACGGCGGTGACTCCTCGATCACCGAGATCGATCTCGACGAACGCCGCGTTTCGATCAACTTAAGCGGCGCGTGCAGCGGCTGCGGGATCAGTCCAATGACGACTCAGGCGATTCGACAACGACTTCCGGCGGAGATCGATGCTATCGATCACGTTTCCGTCAGCACCGGGCTCGACGGACTGGCCGAACAGGGGTCCTCAGGCCCCGACGTCCCGCCCGACACCCCGTTCTGA
- a CDS encoding HVO_2901 family zinc finger protein, which translates to MHTCRNCNQSFQTELALELHRDTCKKGQLFCQVCGERFREGDATQDGWHYECPNEDCEGDGLQEDLYRVEDVRTATH; encoded by the coding sequence ATGCACACCTGTCGCAACTGCAACCAGTCGTTCCAGACCGAGTTAGCTCTCGAGTTACACCGTGATACGTGCAAAAAGGGACAACTCTTCTGCCAGGTATGCGGGGAACGGTTCCGGGAGGGCGATGCGACCCAGGACGGGTGGCACTACGAATGTCCGAACGAGGACTGTGAGGGAGACGGACTGCAGGAGGATCTGTATCGAGTCGAAGACGTCAGAACCGCGACCCACTGA
- a CDS encoding sensor histidine kinase: MKSPRPPSGGHRALIERFPNGVLVLFDADLYYRIVGPDSLPFSGRNASEMAGAHLSELFPEETVTELEPKLRATIEGTPQSFDSEYGDRIHHIETRPVHIDGEPYGVLVTQEVTDARQTATDLEEQNERLDQFASMLSHDLRNPLSIAVGELERYRETGDDAYLDGVEDALGRIDEIIVDLTTLARSNTPSEEHESVSLTEISRDAWELIDTQSASLETQDCTIEADRSQLQALFENLFRNAVGHGGMDVTVRVGPLEGGFFVEDTGDGIPPETKEQVFEYGFTTGYGGSGVGLTIVRRIAADHDLDVSLAESPEGGARFEFY; this comes from the coding sequence ATGAAATCTCCCCGTCCGCCGTCGGGTGGTCATCGGGCCCTGATCGAACGCTTCCCGAATGGCGTCTTGGTTTTGTTCGACGCTGATCTCTACTACCGTATTGTTGGCCCCGATTCGCTCCCGTTTTCGGGGAGGAACGCGAGCGAGATGGCCGGCGCCCATCTCTCCGAACTCTTCCCCGAGGAAACCGTAACCGAACTCGAACCGAAGCTTCGAGCGACGATCGAAGGAACGCCCCAATCGTTCGATTCGGAATACGGAGATCGAATTCACCACATCGAGACGAGACCAGTTCATATCGACGGTGAACCGTATGGCGTTCTGGTCACGCAAGAAGTAACGGACGCTCGCCAAACGGCAACAGACCTCGAGGAACAGAACGAGCGCTTAGACCAGTTTGCAAGCATGTTGTCCCACGACCTTCGGAACCCGTTGTCGATCGCAGTGGGCGAACTCGAACGATATCGCGAAACGGGTGACGACGCCTATCTGGACGGCGTCGAGGACGCGTTGGGGCGAATAGATGAAATCATCGTGGATCTCACAACGCTTGCACGTTCAAACACTCCGTCCGAGGAACACGAGTCCGTCTCGTTGACCGAGATCTCTCGGGACGCGTGGGAGCTGATCGACACGCAGTCCGCGTCCCTAGAAACGCAAGATTGCACGATCGAAGCCGACAGGAGCCAACTGCAGGCACTTTTCGAAAACCTATTTCGGAACGCGGTGGGCCACGGCGGGATGGACGTGACGGTCCGAGTCGGCCCACTTGAAGGCGGATTTTTCGTCGAGGATACCGGGGATGGGATTCCACCGGAAACGAAAGAGCAGGTGTTCGAGTACGGGTTTACGACGGGATATGGCGGGAGTGGGGTCGGACTGACGATCGTCCGCCGAATCGCAGCGGACCACGACCTCGACGTGTCGCTCGCCGAATCACCGGAGGGCGGTGCTCGGTTCGAATTTTACTGA
- a CDS encoding PH domain-containing protein encodes MESLHPRIRLLWIARGALVAILLGVALVAVDQLLLAVPTPIVVAVVLVGLGFGAVYAVRLYQIWRFELQDDALYLERGVVTFVETAVPFVRVQHVDTQFGPVERVLGLSSVVVYTAGSRNADVRIPGLTPSRARDLQDTLRELAVESDAEDAV; translated from the coding sequence ATGGAATCCCTCCATCCCCGCATCAGGTTGCTCTGGATTGCCCGGGGTGCACTCGTCGCGATCCTCCTCGGGGTTGCTCTCGTCGCGGTCGATCAATTGCTACTGGCCGTACCGACGCCGATCGTCGTCGCGGTCGTCCTGGTAGGACTCGGTTTCGGGGCAGTCTACGCCGTTCGACTGTACCAGATCTGGCGATTCGAACTGCAGGACGACGCCCTCTACCTCGAGCGGGGCGTCGTCACCTTCGTCGAAACCGCCGTCCCGTTCGTCCGCGTCCAGCACGTCGATACGCAGTTCGGCCCGGTCGAGCGGGTGCTCGGCCTCTCGAGCGTCGTCGTGTATACGGCCGGCTCCCGAAACGCGGACGTTCGAATACCGGGATTGACACCGTCTCGAGCCCGCGATCTGCAGGACACGCTCCGCGAACTGGCGGTCGAAAGCGATGCGGAGGACGCGGTCTGA
- a CDS encoding PH domain-containing protein, which yields MNRLHPLSAVTLALQRGVTGFSIPFFLVGIGSSIFDLDIGLLFVLSPVGLVAGIGYGIAYYYRFSYEVTPSTFDVSSGVLSRRSREIPYRRIQNVDVSQGVLQRVLGLAVVSIETAGGGETEATLNFVSEDEAERLRTEIRHRTAAADGRTADASGRTTDDRRTATAEAIDAVDADGISNPDQAERTRDQGGPVLLFELEMKELLLYALTSFRWGAAIFPIAILFFVSGVDFESGRIPQFVLAVAQPLGGAETVDGAAVGPLLILIATAAIQWTVATYVASAIYTVANYYGFQLGRAGDDFVYERGLIQRYSGSIPAEKVQSVTVTENPLQRLVGYAGLWVETAGYGPDMGNASQSAVPLAGADRIYRFAENLTGVETPRFRNPPSMARRRYFARYSLIAGCLVVAALVLSRVSAFDRWSLSIVAFLVVPPAAHLKYENLGYFIGEDHLVIRRGFWKRRTTVIPYYRVQTVSTRRSIFQRRLGLASLAVDTASSRTFAWGSPTIYDIDLETARNAHATGRDRLQSALRERARADDIGLSVDFT from the coding sequence ATGAACCGGCTGCATCCGTTGAGTGCGGTGACGCTGGCCCTCCAGCGAGGGGTTACCGGGTTCTCGATCCCGTTTTTTCTCGTGGGTATCGGGTCGAGTATTTTCGACCTCGATATCGGCCTATTGTTCGTGCTGTCCCCGGTCGGACTCGTCGCCGGTATCGGGTACGGCATCGCGTACTACTATCGGTTTTCGTACGAAGTCACCCCGAGCACGTTCGACGTCTCCTCGGGTGTCCTCTCGCGGCGTTCCCGTGAGATCCCGTACCGCCGCATTCAGAACGTCGACGTCTCCCAGGGGGTCCTCCAGCGGGTTCTTGGGCTCGCCGTCGTCTCCATAGAGACCGCAGGAGGCGGCGAGACGGAGGCCACTCTGAACTTCGTAAGCGAGGACGAAGCCGAGCGGCTTCGAACCGAGATCCGCCACCGAACTGCCGCTGCCGACGGTCGGACGGCTGATGCCAGCGGGCGGACGACGGATGACCGACGGACCGCTACCGCCGAGGCAATTGACGCAGTCGATGCTGACGGCATCAGCAACCCCGACCAGGCCGAGCGAACTCGAGACCAGGGCGGACCGGTCCTCCTCTTCGAACTCGAGATGAAAGAACTCCTGCTGTACGCTCTCACCTCGTTCCGGTGGGGTGCAGCGATTTTCCCGATCGCAATACTGTTCTTCGTTTCGGGTGTCGATTTCGAATCGGGACGGATTCCTCAGTTCGTCTTGGCGGTTGCTCAGCCGCTTGGCGGGGCGGAGACGGTCGACGGTGCAGCCGTCGGGCCGCTCCTCATCCTGATCGCGACTGCAGCGATCCAGTGGACGGTCGCAACGTACGTTGCGAGCGCGATCTACACGGTCGCAAACTACTACGGCTTTCAGCTCGGGCGGGCGGGAGACGATTTCGTCTACGAACGCGGGCTGATTCAGCGCTACAGCGGATCGATCCCCGCCGAGAAGGTCCAGTCGGTCACCGTCACGGAGAACCCGCTCCAGCGTCTGGTCGGTTACGCGGGTCTCTGGGTCGAAACCGCCGGCTACGGTCCCGATATGGGTAACGCCAGCCAGTCGGCCGTCCCGCTTGCCGGTGCCGATCGGATCTACCGATTCGCAGAGAACCTCACCGGGGTCGAGACGCCACGCTTTCGGAACCCGCCGTCGATGGCCCGTCGGCGATATTTCGCCCGTTACTCGCTGATCGCGGGTTGCCTCGTCGTCGCCGCACTGGTACTCTCACGCGTATCGGCCTTCGACCGCTGGTCTCTCTCCATCGTCGCCTTCCTCGTAGTCCCACCCGCAGCACACCTGAAGTACGAAAACCTCGGATACTTCATCGGCGAGGATCACCTCGTAATCCGACGCGGATTCTGGAAGCGCCGAACGACCGTCATCCCGTACTATCGAGTGCAGACGGTTTCGACGCGGCGATCGATCTTCCAGCGCCGTCTCGGGCTGGCGTCGCTCGCCGTCGACACCGCCAGCTCGCGGACGTTCGCCTGGGGGTCGCCGACGATTTACGACATCGACCTCGAGACGGCCCGCAACGCTCACGCGACGGGTCGAGATCGACTGCAGTCTGCGCTGCGTGAGCGCGCCCGTGCGGACGACATCGGGCTTTCGGTGGATTTTACCTGA
- a CDS encoding enoyl-CoA hydratase/isomerase family protein has product MASDPSDTERWENVEIGRDGHVGRITLSRPEAMNTFSTGLARDLDAALHTLDEESDVRAIVVDGSGETFSAGIDLSEHDDHEGTNEYEEWVTRMEEPFHTVTEMRTPVVAAAHGHAAANGIGLVAACDLAVAAENTQFGATAPKVGLFCMGPAVPLMKALTRKRCLELILTGELIDAETALEWGLINRVVPEGDHLEAAMGLAETMAAKSPMAVQMGKQAFYEMVELDYDEALDYSNEQFAALCTTDDANAGIEAFLDGTPLSAEEWPES; this is encoded by the coding sequence ATGGCTTCTGATCCATCAGACACCGAACGCTGGGAAAACGTCGAAATCGGACGCGACGGGCACGTCGGCAGAATTACGCTGTCTCGACCCGAGGCGATGAATACCTTCAGTACCGGACTCGCACGGGACCTCGACGCTGCGCTTCATACCCTCGACGAGGAATCCGACGTGCGGGCGATCGTGGTCGACGGGTCGGGCGAAACGTTCTCGGCCGGAATCGATCTGTCGGAACACGACGACCATGAGGGGACGAACGAGTACGAGGAGTGGGTGACACGGATGGAAGAACCCTTCCACACGGTGACCGAGATGCGGACGCCCGTCGTTGCCGCGGCCCACGGTCACGCAGCCGCCAACGGGATCGGGCTGGTCGCGGCCTGCGACCTGGCCGTCGCCGCTGAAAACACGCAGTTCGGGGCGACGGCGCCGAAAGTCGGACTGTTCTGCATGGGCCCTGCCGTACCACTGATGAAGGCACTCACCAGAAAACGATGCCTCGAACTCATTTTGACCGGCGAGTTGATCGACGCGGAAACGGCTCTCGAGTGGGGACTGATCAACCGCGTTGTTCCCGAGGGCGATCACCTGGAGGCAGCGATGGGACTGGCCGAAACGATGGCAGCGAAGAGCCCGATGGCGGTGCAGATGGGAAAGCAAGCGTTCTACGAGATGGTCGAACTGGACTACGACGAGGCCCTCGACTACTCGAACGAGCAGTTCGCCGCGCTCTGTACCACGGACGATGCAAACGCCGGGATCGAGGCCTTCCTCGACGGGACGCCCCTCTCGGCCGAGGAGTGGCCCGAATCGTAA